The Halalkalicoccus tibetensis genome contains the following window.
TCTGACGGAGGCCGATGAGGGAAAGCGCGTCATCGATGCCGACGGCGACGAGATCGGGATCATCAGCACCGTCGAGGGTGAGACCGCGCTGGTCGACCCCGACCCGAGCCTCACCGACGACGTCAAGGCCGCGCTCGGGTTCGGCGACACCGACGAGGACCAGTTCCCGCTGGACCCCAGTGACGTCGGCGAGGTCACCGACGACGAGGTCCGCCTCGAAACGACCTACTGAACGCTTCTCCGATCACGGTCCGGGGACCGCCGGTCACTCGTACTGCTGGTTCCGTAGCTCGCTGGTCAGCAGACAGTCCGCCCCGACCTCGTCGATGTAGGCCATCGTCCGTTCGAACCCCTCGGGGTCGATCCAGACGTCGTGGTCCTCGACCACGTCGTGGTAGTAGAGCACGAGCGTGTCGGTCGGGATCCGGTCGTCGAGCAACAGGTCGATCAGCGCCATCGCCCGTTCGGGGTTGTCGCCGGGGTGGCGGTTGACCGACAGCGGCGAGCTGATCGTCCGGTTCATCGAGCCCCGTTGGCCGTGGGTCCCGAAGTCGTAGTAGTCCGCCGCGATGTCCATCGTGTCCGTGGTAAACGAGCCGAACGGGTAGGCGATCATCGAGGTCGCGCGCTCGAAGCCGTGATCGAGCAGCCACCGTTTCGACTCCTCGAGCTCCGCCCGCTGTTCGTCGAGCGAGAGCTCCCCGGTCCGGCGGTGGGTGTGGGTATGGCTCGCGAACTCCCAGCCGGCCTCCTGCATCTCCTCCATCTGTGCGAGGGTGAGGCTGCGGCTGTTCCCGACCCGGCCCGTGATCGTGTAGACGGTCGCCGGGACGTCGTACTCCTCCATGATCGGGAACGCGGTGTCGTAGGTCGACCGCAGCGAGTCGTCGAACTGGACGAACAGCTTCGGCTCGCGCTCGACGGGCACCGCACGGAGGTCGTCGAGGTACCAGTCGACGTCGTCGCCCGCCCAGGAGATCGTCGCGTAGGCCTCGTCGGCTGACGCGAGCGACGAGGTGTGGCTCACCCCCAGGTCGTAGCGGATCCAGCCCGGCTCGTCGATCTTGTGTCGGGTACGGAAATGCAGTTTCCGGCCGCAGTCGGGTGCGTTGACGTCGAACGACGGCGAGTAGTGGTTCCCGGGCGATTCGATGTACATCGCCAGCGAGAACGAGGTCTCCGTGAGGTCGTAGCCCGAAAGCGGGATCCGAACCCGGACCTCGCCGTCGCCCGCGCTCGTCAGGTGCGCCGATCGCGAGCCCCGATAGGCCCGTTCGGTCGACGCCTCGAGCGAGCCGGCGAGCAGCTCCCAGTCGTCGAGATGTTCACAGTCCTGCCAGCTCTCGCCGCGGTCCCAGAACTCCTCGCGGGGATCGCCGTCGATGAACAGCGTCGCCTCCGGCGGCTCCGGGCCCGGATCGGGCTCCGGGTCCCGTTCGGGCTCCGTCTCGGCTCCGTTCTCGTCGGCCCCGCTCTCGTCGTCCTCGGGCTCCGCGCTACCCAGACAGCCGGCCGCGCATGCCGCGCCGGCCGCCGCCAGGAACGCCCGTTTAGTCATCGGTCGCTGGCTCCCGTTCATACGGGAACCACAACTATCAGTAATATTATTATTAACGAGCTAGACTATCGCTCCCGTCGTCACCCGACCGGGTCGAACCGGGGCTCGCCGGCCTCGAAGCCGAGGCGGTCGTAACCCGCTACCGAGAGGTGCTCGACGGGCTCGTCGGCGAGCGCCGCCGAGACGCGGAACTCCGAGAGATGGCCCGTATCGGGGATCCAGGCCATTCGGACCGTCTCGGGGTCGTAGCTCCCGATCGAGGAGACCGCGGCGATCAGCGCGAGCTCGCCGGTCGGCAGCGCGACCGGGAGCCGGGCCTTCGAGAGCGAGCCGCTCGTCAGCGCGTTCGTGTAGACTTGCTCAAGATCGAGCTCCTCCGCGACCGCGGTCGTGGTGAGGTCGGCCAGCCCGATCCCCTGGCCGTTGCCGTGGGTCGCCTCCGTCAGTCCGCGGACGACGACCCGGTCGATGTCGGGCGTCTCGGGATCGTCGGCGTTGAGCACCTCGTAGCGCCCGATCACGTTCGTGTCCATGCCCGTCCCGGAGACGTCCTTTCCGATCCGATCGACCACGAGGGCGTCGAGGTCGTCGTAGGGCAGTGTGGGCATGTACTCGCGGGCGCGTTCGAGCAGTTCGGCCTCGCGTTCGGGCAGCGCGTTCTCGGGGATTCCCTCGACGTGAGCCGTTCGGTCCTCGAAGTTCTCGACGATCGCGATCCCGCCGAGTACCTCCACCCCCTCGCGGACCGCCTCGAGCGCGTCGGTGATCGCGGGGACGTACCCCCGTGAGAGCGCGTCGCGGTGGACGGCCTGGGCGCCACGGTGCTTCCCGAGGCCGATCGCGAGCATCTTACAGAGCCCGCTCTCGACCTCGCCGGTGAAGTTGGTGTGGGGCTTCACCCGGTTGATAACGAGGACCGCGTCGGATTCGTGGGCGGCCCGCGAGAAGTACACGGGCCCGCCGCCCGCCTCGCCGACCTCCACGACGTCCATCCGGGAGTCAATCGGACACCCGACCGATTCCGCGTCGATCCCCAGCGCCGCGAGGGTCTCTCGCTGGCCCTCGCTGGTCGCACCACCGTGGGACCCCATCGCCGGGACGACCACGGGATCGAACCCCCGCTCGGCGAGTCCGTCCACGACCGCTCGTGCGACGGGTACGAGGTCGTGGATCCCGCGGCTGCCGACGCCGACGGCGACGGTCGCCCCCGCCGACAGCGTTTCGAGGGGGAGATCGGAAAGGGATTCGCGGGCCGTGCTGGCGGGGTCGTCGACGGTCGGCGTCGGCGGGTCGTACTCGACGCGCGCGAACCGCGGGAACTCGACGGGTTCGAGCATCCCTTCGACCGCCTGTTGATCTGGAAACTCCATACGGGGCGCTCGCACCGGAGCTACAAAAGCCGCCGTCCCGGTGTCGGGGGACCGTTTATGCTCCTCCTATGCCGATCCGTAGCCATGTCCCGACTTCGCATTCGGGTCGGCGAGCGGGAGTCGACGGCCGAGTGGACCGACGAGAATCCGAGGACGCGTGAAGCGATCGAGGAAGCGCTGCCGCTCGCCGGCGACTGTCGGACGTGGGGCGACGAGCTCTACTTTCCGACCGAGGTGGACGTCGGGCCGGAGAACGCCCGCGAGGAGGTCCCGGTCGGCGCGGTCGCCTACTGGCCGGTGGGCGACGTCATCTGCCTGTTCTGGGGGGCAACGCCCGCGAGCCACGGCGACGAACCGCGTGCGGCCGCGCCGGTGAACGTCGTGGCGCGGCTCGACGACCCGGACGCGTTGGTCGGTACCGAAGAGGGAGACGAGGTGCGGATCGCCCTCGATTAGCGGAACGCGCCGAAGACCTCGCTGTCGAGGCGCGTCGCGACCCGATCCGCGAGCGTCTCGAGGTTGCGGGTGTCGTCGCGGTTGTACCGCACGAGCCGCTCGAGGGCCTCCTCGTCGCCCCGTTCGTAGGCGTGCCACAGCCTGACGGCCTCGCGGCCGTCGACGCCCGCCTCCTCGCGGCCGATCCCGAGCTCCCCCTCGATCGCCTTCAGCCCGCCCGTGAGCCCCGCCTGCTTGCAGGGGTACATCAGATCGAGGTGGGGGGTGTCGATCGAGAGGTCGAAGCTGGTCTCGAGGAAGGGGACGTCGAAGCGGGCGCCATTGAAGCTGACGAGCAGATCCGCCGCGTCGAGCTCCTCGGAGACGGCCTCGCGGGTGAGGTCGTCGCCGGCGACCAGCGTCTCGGTCTCGCCGCCACAGTGAAAGCTCACCGTCGTCACCCGGTCGCGGTCCTTGCTGAGGCCGGTCGTCTCGATGTCGAAGAAACACGTCCCGGACCGGAAGTTCTCGTAGAAGCGCCAGTGGCTCGCGGAGGGTAGCCGATCGGCGAAGTAGGCGGCGTTTCGCCGGTCGAGCTCGGTTCTGGCCTCCGCGACGAACGACTCGATCGACGCGGCTCGCGAGTCGCCCACGGGAAGCGAGCCCGCCTCCCTGAAGGCGTCCCAGTCGGTGATCCCCGCCTCCCAGAGCTTCCGCTCGGTCCGCTCGCCCACGCCGTCGGCGGCGATGAAGCTGTTCTCTACGCGCACGCGATACGGTCGGCGACCGAGGGAAATAACCTATTCGTCTTCGAGGACGAACGCGATCCGCTCCCCGTCCGCGCCCCGCGTCTCGCGGCCCGTCACCTCGACCCGGCCGATCTCCTTGGTGTCCTCCACGTGGGTGCCCGCGCAGGCGACCCGGTCGAACGGGTCGTCCGGATCGCCGATCTCGACGATCCGCACCTCGGTGATGCTGTCGGGCAGCAGTTCGAGGCGCGTTCGTTGGGGATCGAGCTCGCGTTCGGCCCGTTCGCGTTCGAGCGTGTACCACCGGACGCCGAGACCCGCCTCGACCAGCTCGTTCATCCGGTCCTCGATATCGGTCAGCTGCTCGTCCGAGAACCGCTCGTACGCACAGTCGAGGCGCGCGCGGTCGGCGTGGAGCTGGTTTCCGGTCGTCGGCGCGTCGTACCCCTCGAGCAGCAGCGCCGACAGCAGGTGCTGGGCGGTGTGATAGCGCATGTGGGCGCGCCGGCGCTCCCAGTCGAGCTCTCCCCGAACCATCTCGCCGGCGGTCGGCCCCGCGTCCCCGCTCTCGACGACGTGGTAGACCTCGTCGGTCTTCTGAACATCCGGAACGGGCCAGGTCTCGCTCCCCGAGAGCGCCCCGTGGTCGGCCGGCTGGCCCCCACCCTCCGGGTAGAAGTGGGTGGCGTCGAGGACGACCCGCGACGTTTCGCCGTCGTCGATGACGCGCTCGACGCGCGCATCGAACTCCCGGACGGTCGAGTCCTCCAGATAGCGCTGTTCGGTCATATCCACGCTACTCGCTCGCCGGACATAAGCATCGTCGGCGACGTAGGAACATTGGACCCGACCACCGATCGATACCGAGACCGTCGTAACGCTAAAGAGTAAAACACACGTTTTTGTAGGTAACAATGAACGACGACAGGACGCTTTCGAGGTGTTTCTATGGGCGTTGAGATCAAGGAGACGCCCGTCTCGGACGAGGAGTTCGAATCGATGAAGGAGTTCGTCTACGAGTATCTCGACGCGAGCGTCCAGAACGAGGAGGAGGGCGGGCGCATGCGGTGGTATCCGTGGCATTCGGCGGAGTACCGGTTCAACCACACGCTGAACGTGCTATCGCTGGCCGAGGAGATCGCCGAGGCCGAGGGCGCCGACGTCGACGTCGTCCGGGTCGCCGCGCTGTTTCACGACGTCGCCAAGCTCGACGCCGACCAGGAGATCCACGCCGAGGAGGGCGCGCGCGTCGCCCGCGAGTATCTCTCCTCGCGGGGCTCGTTCCCGACCTCCTTCATCGACCGGGTCTGCCGGGCGATCGACGCCCACACCCACACGGGCGAGCTTTCGGAGCTCTCGCTCGAGGGCCAGTGTCTGATCGAGGCCGACCTGCTCGATAAGGTCGGCGCGAACGGCACCGTGCTCATGCTGCTTCGGATGGGCTACGAGGCCCGCACCCACATGGACAGCGCGACGATGGTCCACCGGGTCTACGAGCGCGGCAAGGAGGCCTGCGAGCGCGTCGAGAGCGACACGGGTCGGAGCCTCGCGCACGAACGGCTCAAGCGCGTGCGCTGGTTCTGCGAGTGGCTCGAGATGGAGGTCCCCGAGATGGAGCGCGATACCGAGGCCCTAGAGTAGGGCCAGCGCCCGGTAGAGGAAGACGACCCCGAAGCCCGCGAGGACGAGGGCGCTCCCCGCGGCGACCAGCGGCGCGAACCCGTCGATCCGTCGGCCCGCCCGGACCAACGCCGCCGGGAACAGCGTGATCCAGAGCGCGATCCCCGCGAAGAAGCCGAGAACGATGGCGACGCTCCCGGTCGCGACGCCCAGCTCGCCGATCACGGGCACCGCGACCGAGAGGGTACCGGGATCGAGCAGCGCCACGCCGACGGTGAGCCACCAGAGCACCTGGTACGGGTTGGTCAGCGAGAGCATGAACGTCCTCCGGAACCCCTTCGAGGCGCTGCTCTCGCCCTCGACGAACGATCCGCGGGCGCTCCGCGCGGCGTCGAGCGCGAAGTAGAGCATGAGCAGTCCGCCGACCGCCATCATCCCGGCTCGCAGCGTCGGGGCGTCCTGCAGCACGGTCGCGACGCCCGCGAGCGCGACGACGAAGAAACAGGCGTCGGCGCTCATCGCGCCCAGTCCGGCGCGAACGCCCGCATCCCATCCCCGCAGAACGCTCTCCTCGGCGATGATCGCGTTCATCGGCCCCGGCGGGGCCGCGAGCGAGAGGCCCAGCAGGATCCCGGCGATCGCCGCCCCGAGCACTCAGATCCCCTTGCCCATCAGGTGGCTGCGCAGCACGTCGCTGTCCTTGTTGGCGGTCGCGGTGTTGAGCAGGATGACCGTCGAATCGGCGTCGAACTCGCCGCGATCCGCCAGTTCCCAGGCCCCGCTCGCGGCCGCGGCACAGGTCGCGCCCATCTCCAGGCCCTCGCCCTTCGCGACCGCGATCGCGCTCTCGAGGATCTCCTCGTCGGGCGTCGCGACCGCACCGCCATCGGATTCGCGCAGACACTCGAGGATCCACGGGCTCGCGCCGGGGTCGGGGATCTCGATCCCGCCACAGATCGTGTCGGGATGCTCGACGGGCTCGTGGTGGTCCTCTCCCTCCTCGAAGGCCTCGACGATCGGCGCACAGCCCTCGGCCTGGGCGGCGTACATCGCCGGGAGCTCGTCGATCAGGCCGTGCTCCCGGAGCTCTTTGGCGCCCTTGTGCATCCCGACGAGGCCGACGCCGCCGCCGGTGGGGTAGACGATCGCGTCGGGGGCCTCCCACTCGAGCTGTTCGAGGATCTCGTAGCCCATCGTCTTCTTGCCCTCGTGGCGATAGGGCGTGACGAACGTTTGGACGGAGTGCCAGCCCTCCTCTTCGCCCTCCTCGTCCATCGCGTCGGCGTAGGCCGCGCCCGCGTCGCCGATCCGCCCGCCGACGACGGTCATGTCTCCCCCATGAACGTTCACCATCGCCTTGTTGGTGAAGCCGGATCGCGAGGGGAGGAAGACGTGCGAATCGATGTCGGCCCGGCCGGCGTAGGCCGCGGCGGCCTGCCCGGCGTTGCCCGCCGAGGCCAGTGCGATATCGCTTGCGCCCTCCTGAGCGGCCGCCGTCATCGCCACCGTCTGGCCGCGGTCCTTGAAGCTCCCCGTCGGGTTGCGGCCCTCGTCCTTGATCAGCACGCGCCCGACGCCCATCTCCTCGGCGAGCTTCTCGCACTCGACCAGCGGCGTCGCGCCCTCGTCCATCGTAACCGCCGATTCGCGGGTGAACGGCAGCAGCTCCTCGTAGCGCCACATCGAGTCGAACGGCCGCTCGGCGAGCGTCTCGCGATCGAGGTCGATCGCGTCGTGGTCGTAGGCCGGATCGAGGATCCCGCCGCAGTCGGGACAGCGCTGGGCGTCGGGGCCGACCCGCTCGCCGCAGTCGATACAGTCCAGGCCGACGAAGGCGGACGTCGTCTCCATACCGGGGCTTGCCGGCCGGGGACAAAGGGCTTCCTCTGTAACGCGGGCAGCGCGTAGCAGGGACTTAGTAGGCGGCCGCCGAAGCCGATGACATGAACGTCGTGGTCGTCGGCGGCGGGCTCGCCGGGCTGGTCTGTGCCCGCCGGCTCGCGAGCGAGGGGGTGGAGGTAACGCTGTTCGAACGCGAACCCGAGGTCGGCGGGCGGGTCCGCTCGGTCCATGAGAACGGCTTCACCTTCGATCGGGGCTTTCAGGTACTGTTCACGGCGTATCCCGCGGCGAAGACCGAACTCGACTACGACGCGCTCGACCTGCGGTACTTCACGCCGGGGGCCTGCCTCGCCCGGCCCGGGGAACGTTCGGTGCTCTCGGACCCGCTCGGCGATCCCGGGGCGGCCCTCGAGTCGGCGCTCAACCGCGAGGTCTCCTTTACTGATAAGCTCCGGACGCTCGCGCTGCGCCGCCGGCTCTCGAAGCTCGACCCCGAGGAGCTGTTCTCCGGCGGGGACCAGACCATCCGCGCGGCGCTGCTCGAACGCGGGTTCTCGGAGAGCTTCATCGGGAACTTCGCCGCGCCCTTCTACGGCGGGATCACGCTGGATCGCTCGCTGTCGAGCTCCGCGGCGACGTTCGCCTACACCTTCGCGATGCTCTCGCGGGGCCGGATCGCCGTCCCCGCCGGCGGGATGGGCACGATCACCGAGCAGCTCGCCGCGTCGGCCAAAGCGGCGGGCGCCACCGTTGAGACCGGACGCGAGGTTCAGTCGGTCGACGGCCCGTCGGTCTCCACGGGTGGGGAGTCGCTCGAGGCGGATGCAGTCGTCGTCGCGGCCGACCCGAAGCGTGCCCGCGAGCTGACCGGCGTGGCATCGATCCCGGCGGAGGCGCTGGGCTGTGTCACCCAGTGGTACTCGCTGTCGGGCGATCTGGGCGGCGGGAAACGGCTGATCCTCGACAGCGAGGGCGAGGAGGGCGCGCCGAACCAGGTCGTCCCCCACACGGCGGTCGCCCCCGAGTACGCCCCTGACCGGGAGACGCTCCTGAGCGCGACGTTCCTCGGCGAGCCCGAGGAGAGCGACGCGGCGCTCGCCGAACGGACCCGCGAGACCCTCTCCTCGTGGTATCCCGAGCACGTCTTCGACTCCCTCTCGCTCCTCCATACCGACCGGATCCCGTTCGCGCAGTTCGCCCAGCCGCCCGGTTTCTACGCCGACCTGCCCGACGTCCGCGAGCCGGGGGGACCGGTCTACCTTGCCGGCGACTACACCGAGTGGTCCTCGATCCAGGGCGCGATGAAGAGCGGGCGGGTCGCGAGCGAGGCGGTGCTCGAGGACCTCGGGTAGCTACTCGTCGGGGTCGTCGGACTCATCGGATTCGTCCACGAGATCACGCGCGAGGCTGGCGACCAGCCGCTGGAGCTCGTCGCGGCGGATGTCCGCGCCGAGCCAGTCGGTCAGGAACGCCGTCCAGCCCCCGAAGGTGAACTCCGAGCGAACCGTCACTCGCGCCTCCTCGCTACCCCCGACTGTGATCCGGGTTCGCATCTCCTCGAAGGGACCCTCCTCGCCCCGCTGGACGTAGCTGTAGCCGTCCCCGTGTTCGGTGAACTCGAGGGTGATCCCGATGTCCTCACCCGTGGCTTCCACGACGGTCTTCCCCGCCCGCTGTTCGACCGACTCGATCTCGTACGTGCCGGCGTACTCGACGATGGACTCGGGCGTGAGCGTCCGCTCGACCTCGGCCCGCGGGACGTCGAGCGTCGCCGTCACCTCGACCTCTCTCATTCGTCCGGTCCTTCGACCGCCACGATATATACTGGCTTTGGAGCCGCCGTCCGTCGAACGGGTGGTTCGGTGGCCGGCGCGAACGGAACGCTTTGCGTTCCGTGAGCGGGGCGGGGAAAGGCTGGCGTCCCTGAGAGCGGTCGTCCAACCGGACGACCGCGATGCGGCCCTGGTGGACATGCAAAGGGCGAGCGAGGGCTGCCAAGCCCGAGTGAGGGCTTTCAGAGGTAGGCCCGAAGCTCCGAGAGCGGGGGGAACTCCAGGGTCTCGTCGCCGTCCTCGTCGCGGACGACCGGTCGGAACGCCCCCGGGGGGCCCAGAAGCGGCGAGCGGAGCGCCTCCGCCCGCGAGACGTCGACCCCGGCGGCCAGCCGGGTGAACGCCGGAAGCACGAGTGCCCGGCCGCCGCCCGCGGCCGGCCCCAGCAGGTAGCAGGGGCGTTTTCGGCCCTCGATCGTGATCGCCGGGTGGACGTGTCCGAGGACGTAGCCCTCGGCGCTCCCGGCGCGCTCGTGGCCGTGACAGGCCAGTACCTCGCCCACCCGATGGGTGCTCACCGTCCCGTCGAGAAGCGAGTCGAGCATCGTGTCGTGGTTGCCCCGCGTCACGACCAGCCGCGCGCCCGCCTCCGCGACGCGGCGTTCGAACGCCCGGAGGCTCTCCTCGACGCCGTAGGGGAGGTGATCGAAGCTGTGTAGCAGGTCGCCGGCGACGACGACCTCCTCCGGTTCGAACTCCGAGAGCAGTGCTCCGAGGCGTTCGAGCACGTCCTCGCGTTCGCCGAGCGGGAGCTCGACGCTCGAGGCGCGGTCCTTTCCCAGATGGACGTCCGCGAGCACGAGCGTTTCCTCCGCGGGGAAGTAGGCCGCCCGGTCCCGGAAGACGCAGTCCTCGAACACGGCCGAGGGTTCGTCGCCGCGGGCATGAGCCTGTCGCCGTCCCCGCGCAGGGTCAGGCCGACGCCGGGACGGCCTCGGCGCCCTCCCCGCCCGCGTGGGTGCGTGCGGTGGCGTAGGCGTTTCGCACCCGCTCGAACGACTCGCGGTCCCCGCCCTGGTCGGGGTGGACGTGCTTGACCTTCTCGCGATAGGCGGCCTTGATCTCGGCCTCGTCCGCGCCCGGCGGGAGCCCGAGCACGGCGAAGGCGGCCATCGTGGCGTCGTCGGTCCCCGAGCCCGACGAGAGGGTCGGCGTCTCGAAGGGGAGCCGGCGGCCGAGATGGACCCCCGGCATCTCGTGTTCAACCAGCACGGCGTGGGTGTCGGTCGCGTCGATGCGGAAGAACGCGCGCGCGTCGAAGGTGATCGCGACGTCGCGATCGGGCAGGTAGAACTCGACGGGCCCGCCGGCGACCTCGCGGTTCTCGACGAACTCCTCGCCGATGGTCCGGAGGTAGCTTCGGATCTCGCTGCGCTTTCGGTTCTCGCCGCCCGCGGTCGGCTCGCGTCGCTCGTCGGGGAAGAGTCGGAAGCCGACGGCGAAGACCGCCGCAATGAACACGCCGATGACGAGCCCGACGAGGATCCCGATGACGAGCCACCACGGGAGGAACCACACCAGATCACCCTGCGTGGACTGCACGCCGTTCGGTAGGGGTGCGAGGACAAAGAAGCTTCGTGATGCGTGACGGGCGCCCTGTGCCCCGCCTATCCGATATACCGCAGGTCGTCGTCGGTCGGGACGTTCTGGTTCTCGATCTCCTGCATCCGGTCGACGACGTCCTCCATCTCGTCGGCGCGCTCCTCGAGGTCCGAGAGGTCGATCTCGAACTCGAGCAGCTCCTGGAGGACGCCCAACAGCGCCTGTGCGCTCTTGGGATCGACGAGATAGCCGCTGGTCTCGCCCATCAGACAGGCCGCATCCAGGTCGCGCCGGCCACCGAGACCCACCAGCAGGCCGCTGATCCCGACGATCCCGCCCTCGGGCTCGTTCTCGCGGAACTCCACGCCTGAGGACTCGAGCGTTTCGATCAGCGTCTCGCTCGATGCGGCCCCGAGGACGGCGTGTTCCTCGACGAGCTCGCCCGTCGGCACCCCGCCGAGCGCGAGCACCTGCTCGACCTCGAGGTCGGTCGCGACGTCGAGGACGGCCTCGGCGATCCGGTAGTGGCCGACGCCGCTGCCGGCCTGCTGGTCGCCCGTCACGACGAGCGCGTCGCGGTCCCCGAGCGCGACGTGGTGACACTCGATCGAGACGAGCTCGGCGAGTCCCGAGTCCGAGACGGTGACCTGTGGCGGCAGGTGCTCGGAGTGGATCCGGCGGACGAGCTCGCCATCGCCCTCCTCGATCAGGTGTTCGGCGACGAGCGTTCCGACGTGGCCGACACCGGGAAGCCCCTCGATCAACACCGGATCGGCGAACTCGGGCTCGGCGAGTACCTCGACCTCTACGTCGTTCATGTCCTCATTCGCGCCCTCGGCGCTTAAGTGCGCGTCGGTACTCGCCATAGCGGTCCTCGGGCGAGAAGGGCGCTGGCGCGCTGTTTACGGCCTCGGCCCCGCAGTCGGGACACTCCGAAGAAAGCGTGTACACCGGGCGATCGTGGCTCGCGCGCCACTCGCTACAGACCCGGATGTCCGACTTCATTACTCGTCGTCGGTGCGTCGCTCGCGGTGGAACTCGCCGCTGCCGCCGAGCTCGGCGATCGCCTCGCTCGCGCGTGCGGCGCTCTCCTCGAGCTCGGACTCGGCGGTCTTGTAGTTCGGCGCCTGGACCCGGATGCGGTACTCGGGCGCGCCGACGTAGGTGACCTCGAGGTCGATCTCGTTGCCCACCTCGCCGTTGCCCTCGGCGGCCTGCAGCGCCTCCTTGACGGCGTCGACGCCGCCCTCGGCCGAGCAGACCAGGTCGACGTAGCCCGTGACGGTGACGTACGGCACCGAGACGTTCTCGCGGGCGGTCTCGACGATCGCCTCGACCTCCTCCTCGGAGAGGTCGGTCTCCGTCAGGGCTTTGTGGCCGTGGATCGCGGCCTGTTCGAACCCCTCGTAGAGGCCGCCGTGGACGTCGATGAGCTCGTTGGCGACCGCGGTGTAGGTCTCGTCGTCGACGTCCTCGCCGAAGGCGATCGTCATCCAGTTGTCGGCCTTCTGGTCGTTCTTCCAGCGCTGGATGGTCTCCTTTCGCTGGTGCTCGTTGACGTCCTTATACGAGAGGTCGATCTGCTGGGAGCCCTTGTCGACCTCGAGGACCTTACAGACGACGGTCTGACCGACGCGAACGTGATCGCGGACGTTCTTGATCCAGCCCGAGGCGACCTCGGAGATGTGGATCAGCCCCTGTTTGTCCTCGTACTCGAGCAGGTCGACGAAGACGCCGAAGTCCTCGATCTCCTCGATCTTGCCGACGACGAGCTCTCCCGGGTTCGGCCAGCCGCTGTACTTCATTATCGTGCCTCGACCGTCTCGGTGACCTCGCCCTCGATGCGGGCCTTCCCGCCGGTCGGACGGGCCAGCGTGTGCCCGCAGATCGCACACGCGACC
Protein-coding sequences here:
- a CDS encoding PRC-barrel domain containing protein; translated protein: MAITLTEADEGKRVIDADGDEIGIISTVEGETALVDPDPSLTDDVKAALGFGDTDEDQFPLDPSDVGEVTDDEVRLETTY
- a CDS encoding polysaccharide deacetylase family protein; translation: MNGSQRPMTKRAFLAAAGAACAAGCLGSAEPEDDESGADENGAETEPERDPEPDPGPEPPEATLFIDGDPREEFWDRGESWQDCEHLDDWELLAGSLEASTERAYRGSRSAHLTSAGDGEVRVRIPLSGYDLTETSFSLAMYIESPGNHYSPSFDVNAPDCGRKLHFRTRHKIDEPGWIRYDLGVSHTSSLASADEAYATISWAGDDVDWYLDDLRAVPVEREPKLFVQFDDSLRSTYDTAFPIMEEYDVPATVYTITGRVGNSRSLTLAQMEEMQEAGWEFASHTHTHRRTGELSLDEQRAELEESKRWLLDHGFERATSMIAYPFGSFTTDTMDIAADYYDFGTHGQRGSMNRTISSPLSVNRHPGDNPERAMALIDLLLDDRIPTDTLVLYYHDVVEDHDVWIDPEGFERTMAYIDEVGADCLLTSELRNQQYE
- a CDS encoding DUF362 domain-containing protein; protein product: MEFPDQQAVEGMLEPVEFPRFARVEYDPPTPTVDDPASTARESLSDLPLETLSAGATVAVGVGSRGIHDLVPVARAVVDGLAERGFDPVVVPAMGSHGGATSEGQRETLAALGIDAESVGCPIDSRMDVVEVGEAGGGPVYFSRAAHESDAVLVINRVKPHTNFTGEVESGLCKMLAIGLGKHRGAQAVHRDALSRGYVPAITDALEAVREGVEVLGGIAIVENFEDRTAHVEGIPENALPEREAELLERAREYMPTLPYDDLDALVVDRIGKDVSGTGMDTNVIGRYEVLNADDPETPDIDRVVVRGLTEATHGNGQGIGLADLTTTAVAEELDLEQVYTNALTSGSLSKARLPVALPTGELALIAAVSSIGSYDPETVRMAWIPDTGHLSEFRVSAALADEPVEHLSVAGYDRLGFEAGEPRFDPVG
- a CDS encoding cyclophilin-like family protein → MSRLRIRVGERESTAEWTDENPRTREAIEEALPLAGDCRTWGDELYFPTEVDVGPENAREEVPVGAVAYWPVGDVICLFWGATPASHGDEPRAAAPVNVVARLDDPDALVGTEEGDEVRIALD
- a CDS encoding ribonuclease H-like domain-containing protein, with product MRVENSFIAADGVGERTERKLWEAGITDWDAFREAGSLPVGDSRAASIESFVAEARTELDRRNAAYFADRLPSASHWRFYENFRSGTCFFDIETTGLSKDRDRVTTVSFHCGGETETLVAGDDLTREAVSEELDAADLLVSFNGARFDVPFLETSFDLSIDTPHLDLMYPCKQAGLTGGLKAIEGELGIGREEAGVDGREAVRLWHAYERGDEEALERLVRYNRDDTRNLETLADRVATRLDSEVFGAFR
- a CDS encoding alanyl-tRNA editing protein, producing MTEQRYLEDSTVREFDARVERVIDDGETSRVVLDATHFYPEGGGQPADHGALSGSETWPVPDVQKTDEVYHVVESGDAGPTAGEMVRGELDWERRRAHMRYHTAQHLLSALLLEGYDAPTTGNQLHADRARLDCAYERFSDEQLTDIEDRMNELVEAGLGVRWYTLERERAERELDPQRTRLELLPDSITEVRIVEIGDPDDPFDRVACAGTHVEDTKEIGRVEVTGRETRGADGERIAFVLEDE
- a CDS encoding HD domain-containing protein, coding for MGVEIKETPVSDEEFESMKEFVYEYLDASVQNEEEGGRMRWYPWHSAEYRFNHTLNVLSLAEEIAEAEGADVDVVRVAALFHDVAKLDADQEIHAEEGARVAREYLSSRGSFPTSFIDRVCRAIDAHTHTGELSELSLEGQCLIEADLLDKVGANGTVLMLLRMGYEARTHMDSATMVHRVYERGKEACERVESDTGRSLAHERLKRVRWFCEWLEMEVPEMERDTEALE
- a CDS encoding LysE family translocator, whose translation is MLGAAIAGILLGLSLAAPPGPMNAIIAEESVLRGWDAGVRAGLGAMSADACFFVVALAGVATVLQDAPTLRAGMMAVGGLLMLYFALDAARSARGSFVEGESSASKGFRRTFMLSLTNPYQVLWWLTVGVALLDPGTLSVAVPVIGELGVATGSVAIVLGFFAGIALWITLFPAALVRAGRRIDGFAPLVAAGSALVLAGFGVVFLYRALALL
- a CDS encoding threonine synthase, with protein sequence METTSAFVGLDCIDCGERVGPDAQRCPDCGGILDPAYDHDAIDLDRETLAERPFDSMWRYEELLPFTRESAVTMDEGATPLVECEKLAEEMGVGRVLIKDEGRNPTGSFKDRGQTVAMTAAAQEGASDIALASAGNAGQAAAAYAGRADIDSHVFLPSRSGFTNKAMVNVHGGDMTVVGGRIGDAGAAYADAMDEEGEEEGWHSVQTFVTPYRHEGKKTMGYEILEQLEWEAPDAIVYPTGGGVGLVGMHKGAKELREHGLIDELPAMYAAQAEGCAPIVEAFEEGEDHHEPVEHPDTICGGIEIPDPGASPWILECLRESDGGAVATPDEEILESAIAVAKGEGLEMGATCAAAASGAWELADRGEFDADSTVILLNTATANKDSDVLRSHLMGKGI